A portion of the Corynebacterium occultum genome contains these proteins:
- a CDS encoding exodeoxyribonuclease VII small subunit: MTQPNSFGTGQAGENIFTPVEQLNYEQARDELIEIVKILELGQMGLDESLKYWERGESLARRCEEHLANASKRVEEALGTDNSNPE, from the coding sequence ATGACCCAGCCCAATTCCTTCGGTACCGGTCAGGCCGGCGAGAATATCTTCACCCCGGTCGAGCAGTTGAATTATGAACAGGCCCGGGATGAGCTGATCGAGATCGTCAAGATCCTCGAACTCGGCCAGATGGGCCTGGATGAGTCCCTGAAATACTGGGAGCGGGGCGAGTCCCTGGCCCGGCGTTGTGAGGAACACCTGGCCAACGCCTCCAAGCGGGTGGAGGAAGCACTCGGCACGGACAACTCAAACCCGGAATAG
- the xseA gene encoding exodeoxyribonuclease VII large subunit: MSDSPSTPDAPWPVREVNSKVKGWIERLGHLWVEGQLTQVNMKPNWKLSYLTLRDTEAEASVQITCPTQLIRNSPTPLRDGDRVVVYGKPAFYAGRGSFSLWVTEIRPVGIGELLARIEMLRKSLAAEGLFDPSRKKKLPYLPQRVGLITGRGSAAERDVIEVAKDRWPEVQFEVRNTAVQGATAVPQILQALQELDDDPRVDVIIIARGGGSVEDLLPFSEEALQRAVAAARTPVVSAIGHEPDTPILDNVADLRAATPTDAAKRVVPDVAEERALIAEARSRAAAALRGWVQREQQGLASVRSRPVMADPMTPIHRRREELGQVLAMVRRDMTHLLSREQAQVAALRAQVSSLGPAATLSRGYSVVQVLPRNGSEPEVVTTIEQSPPGSQLRIRVADGSITAAAMSTTPAN; encoded by the coding sequence TTGTCCGATTCCCCCAGCACCCCGGATGCCCCGTGGCCGGTCCGCGAGGTAAATTCTAAGGTCAAGGGGTGGATCGAAAGACTCGGCCACCTCTGGGTCGAAGGCCAGCTCACGCAGGTGAACATGAAGCCCAACTGGAAGCTGAGTTACCTCACACTCCGTGACACGGAGGCCGAGGCCAGCGTCCAGATCACCTGCCCCACCCAGCTGATCCGCAACTCCCCCACCCCCCTGCGCGATGGTGACCGCGTCGTCGTCTACGGCAAACCTGCCTTCTACGCAGGGCGTGGTTCCTTCTCCCTCTGGGTCACCGAGATCCGCCCGGTGGGCATCGGTGAACTGCTGGCCCGGATCGAGATGCTGCGTAAATCCCTGGCGGCGGAAGGTCTCTTCGATCCCTCCCGCAAGAAGAAGCTGCCCTACCTGCCGCAGCGCGTCGGTCTGATCACCGGCCGTGGTTCCGCCGCGGAACGCGATGTCATCGAGGTGGCCAAGGACCGCTGGCCGGAGGTGCAGTTCGAGGTCCGCAACACCGCGGTACAGGGCGCCACGGCCGTCCCGCAGATCCTCCAGGCGCTACAGGAGCTGGACGACGACCCACGCGTTGATGTCATCATCATCGCCCGCGGTGGTGGCTCAGTCGAAGATCTGCTGCCTTTCTCGGAGGAGGCGCTGCAGCGTGCCGTCGCCGCCGCACGGACCCCGGTGGTCTCCGCCATCGGTCATGAGCCGGACACCCCGATCCTGGACAATGTGGCGGACCTCCGGGCCGCCACCCCCACCGATGCCGCCAAACGGGTGGTGCCGGATGTGGCGGAGGAACGTGCCCTGATCGCGGAGGCCCGTTCCCGGGCGGCTGCGGCGCTACGCGGTTGGGTGCAACGCGAGCAGCAGGGTCTGGCCTCGGTCCGCTCCCGTCCGGTCATGGCTGATCCGATGACCCCGATCCACCGCCGCCGCGAGGAACTGGGACAGGTACTTGCCATGGTCCGACGCGATATGACCCACCTGCTTTCCCGGGAGCAGGCTCAGGTGGCCGCACTACGTGCCCAGGTGTCCTCCCTGGGGCCGGCTGCCACCCTGTCCCGGGGTTATTCCGTGGTGCAGGTGCTTCCCCGTAATGGTTCGGAGCCGGAGGTGGTGACCACCATCGAGCAGTCCCCGCCCGGCAGCCAGCTGCGGATCCGGGTGGCCGATGGTTCGATCACCGCAGCCGCCATGTCCACCACCCCGGCCAATTGA
- a CDS encoding 4-hydroxy-3-methylbut-2-enyl diphosphate reductase, with the protein MSSAEKKVLLAAPRGYCAGVDRAVETVEKALETYGAPVYVRKEIVHNRYVVDSLAERGAIFVEETDEVPEGSHLVFSAHGISPEVREQAKALNLQTLDATCPLVTKVHNEAKRFDRDGYHILLVGHEGHEEVEGTSGEAPEVTHLVDGLEGVDTLPEFLQNEKLVWLSQTTLSVDETMQIVVKLKERFPHLQDPPSDDICYATQNRQVAVKAIAPDADLFLVVGSQNSSNSKRMVEVALQYGAKASHLVDFANQIDEKWLEGVETVGLSSGASVPEILVRGVLEFLAERGYGKVEEVTTASEKIVFSLPRELRPARSTTKTL; encoded by the coding sequence ATGAGCTCTGCTGAGAAGAAGGTCCTCCTGGCGGCCCCTCGTGGGTATTGCGCCGGAGTTGACCGTGCGGTTGAAACTGTCGAAAAGGCGCTCGAGACCTATGGGGCGCCGGTCTACGTCCGTAAGGAAATCGTCCATAACCGTTATGTCGTGGATTCCCTCGCTGAACGGGGTGCCATCTTCGTGGAGGAGACCGATGAGGTGCCGGAGGGTTCCCATCTGGTGTTCTCCGCCCACGGCATCAGCCCGGAGGTCCGTGAGCAGGCCAAGGCCCTGAACCTGCAGACCCTGGATGCCACCTGCCCCCTGGTGACCAAGGTCCACAATGAGGCCAAGCGCTTTGACCGGGACGGCTACCACATTCTGCTGGTCGGACATGAGGGCCATGAGGAGGTGGAGGGAACCTCCGGTGAGGCTCCTGAGGTCACCCACCTGGTGGACGGGCTTGAGGGTGTGGACACGCTCCCCGAATTTCTCCAGAATGAGAAGCTGGTCTGGCTTTCCCAGACCACCCTCTCCGTGGATGAGACCATGCAGATCGTGGTGAAGCTGAAGGAGCGTTTCCCGCACCTGCAGGATCCGCCCTCTGATGACATCTGCTACGCCACCCAGAACCGTCAGGTTGCGGTTAAGGCGATCGCCCCGGATGCTGATCTCTTCCTCGTGGTCGGTTCCCAGAACTCCTCCAACTCCAAGCGGATGGTGGAGGTGGCGTTGCAATACGGTGCCAAGGCCTCCCATCTGGTGGACTTCGCCAATCAGATCGATGAGAAGTGGCTGGAAGGTGTCGAGACCGTCGGACTTTCCTCCGGTGCCTCGGTTCCGGAGATCCTGGTCCGCGGTGTGCTGGAGTTCCTGGCTGAGCGCGGTTACGGCAAGGTCGAGGAAGTGACCACGGCCAGCGAGAAGATTGTGTTCTCTCTCCCGCGTGAGCTGCGCCCCGCGCGCTCCACCACCAAGACGCTCTAA
- a CDS encoding DUF6542 domain-containing protein translates to MSNLPPKTRKTRRRNTRPAAASFTGLPTWSGVGIIFAALVTGLLVSVAMGGLGVTYLLCFTVAGIAVALFVELRGLFLSVAVLPLLFGILTPVAAWFVAQTMATAATGFSTTAIVTAIYPLAQFFPVLIVITVGAAVIALLRLWLHQRREQEREVVAREVRRREADADRANRATAYRARQTSTRTPRRSRTERGEDRVTVEELLRRNQPRENRSIRDDLYES, encoded by the coding sequence GTGTCGAATCTGCCCCCCAAAACCAGGAAAACCCGCCGCCGGAACACCCGCCCCGCAGCGGCAAGTTTCACGGGTCTACCCACCTGGTCGGGCGTCGGAATCATCTTCGCCGCACTGGTCACCGGCCTCCTGGTCAGCGTCGCCATGGGAGGACTGGGGGTGACCTACCTGCTCTGTTTCACGGTGGCCGGCATCGCGGTGGCTCTCTTCGTGGAGTTGCGTGGCCTTTTCCTGAGTGTGGCGGTGCTCCCCCTCCTCTTCGGGATACTGACCCCGGTGGCGGCCTGGTTCGTCGCGCAGACGATGGCCACCGCTGCCACCGGTTTCTCCACCACCGCGATCGTCACCGCCATCTACCCGCTGGCTCAATTCTTCCCGGTACTGATTGTCATCACTGTGGGGGCGGCGGTGATTGCCCTGCTGCGACTGTGGTTGCACCAGCGGCGGGAACAGGAACGGGAGGTTGTCGCCCGGGAGGTGCGGCGTCGTGAAGCGGATGCAGACCGCGCCAACCGGGCCACCGCCTACCGGGCCCGGCAGACCAGTACCCGGACCCCACGTCGCTCCCGCACCGAGCGCGGTGAGGACCGGGTCACGGTGGAGGAGCTGCTTCGCCGCAACCAGCCCCGCGAGAACCGCTCCATCCGGGATGACCTCTACGAGAGCTGA
- a CDS encoding DNA recombination protein RmuC — MGIVYLTLGLVVGAIIGWLARGNLAAQEQSADPVKLQRASNEHIQRSLERSLDPLSQNVAELSEQVRELEQERNNAYTSLATQIQSITRSSARLNERSEDLVSALRSPQIRGRWGVVQLERVVELGGMVRHCDFSSPTQVRLDGLLRHPDLVVHLAGQRQIIVDAQAPFDSYLAAMDALDPEQQAAQLRRHAHRLRNHITKLADLEQIDAEENTLEFVVAFIPADPFLDAALSVDPEILEFAFERNIVLATPSTLFALLRTVALGWRQEEIGDRAREVNRLGTKLHSRLNSLTDDFNEVGRTLEQAVEAYNSTLDALDTKVMPTARQLSELQLPARARTHLTPLQPARPRPRHSREDPAGENPTS, encoded by the coding sequence ATGGGCATTGTCTATCTCACTCTGGGTCTGGTGGTCGGGGCCATCATCGGCTGGTTGGCCAGGGGAAACCTCGCCGCACAGGAGCAGTCCGCCGACCCGGTGAAACTGCAGCGTGCCAGCAACGAGCACATCCAACGCAGTCTGGAACGCAGCCTTGACCCCCTCAGTCAGAACGTGGCGGAGCTGAGCGAACAGGTTCGCGAATTGGAGCAGGAGCGCAATAACGCCTACACCTCCCTGGCCACCCAGATCCAGAGCATCACCCGCTCTTCCGCCCGACTCAATGAAAGATCTGAAGACCTGGTCAGCGCACTACGCTCCCCACAGATCCGGGGCCGTTGGGGAGTGGTTCAGCTGGAGCGGGTCGTCGAACTCGGCGGCATGGTCCGCCACTGTGACTTCTCCTCCCCCACCCAGGTCCGGTTGGACGGCCTGCTGCGGCACCCCGACCTGGTGGTCCATCTTGCCGGGCAACGCCAGATCATCGTCGACGCCCAGGCCCCCTTCGATTCCTATCTGGCGGCGATGGATGCCCTGGACCCGGAACAGCAGGCAGCACAGCTGCGTCGGCACGCCCACCGACTGCGTAACCACATCACGAAGCTGGCAGACCTGGAGCAGATTGATGCCGAAGAAAACACCCTTGAGTTCGTGGTGGCTTTCATCCCGGCGGACCCCTTCCTGGATGCCGCGCTCAGCGTGGATCCGGAAATACTGGAGTTCGCCTTCGAACGCAATATTGTCCTGGCAACCCCCAGCACCCTTTTTGCCCTGTTGCGCACGGTGGCCCTGGGCTGGCGACAGGAGGAGATCGGTGACCGCGCCAGGGAGGTCAACCGGCTCGGCACGAAGCTGCACTCCCGGCTGAATTCCCTGACCGACGACTTCAATGAGGTGGGAAGAACTCTGGAGCAGGCGGTTGAGGCCTATAACTCCACCCTCGATGCCCTGGACACCAAGGTGATGCCCACGGCCCGCCAGCTTTCGGAACTGCAGCTCCCGGCCCGCGCCAGAACTCATCTCACCCCGCTGCAACCCGCCCGGCCGCGACCCCGTCACTCCCGGGAAGATCCTGCCGGGGAGAACCCCACCTCCTAG
- a CDS encoding AI-2E family transporter gives MSDAQPDKPAEPLERSVPPDELDESGQFSDLDSEDSGGYRDQIDRSRVFDEGLKILAGWCVRLLVVAVAGYAIWFLLKQFWAGVLPIVLALLLCTVLAPPTAWLRRHRWPSSLAALTVMLGTLSAVVCLFMVIAPDVARQSTTLYYQAFDGIQRLRLWLQGPPLNLDSEDLDDAVNQAASWLQDQAGAIAGGIFSGFSAATSVIVTLAIVIVLVFFFLKDGHRFLPWLRRATGRRVGRHGTELLTRAWNTLGGFIRAQAAVSFVDAVLIGIGLTLIGVPMALALAVITFIAGFIPYIGAITAGALSVLIALVSLGFTEAILALALILAVQQIEGNILSPILQSKAMDLHPVIVLISVTVGGGLFGIIGAFLAVPVAAMIAVALRYVQDMAMLRSGERKTSDIKFATNAGIWTGRYTEEAGKRMRAKREDPPVVVPDQRLAPVTVTGEDTTTLLTRLNEATSTLTRLFGREQHK, from the coding sequence ATGTCGGATGCCCAGCCAGATAAGCCCGCCGAGCCCCTGGAAAGGTCCGTCCCGCCGGATGAGCTGGATGAATCAGGTCAGTTCTCCGACCTGGATTCCGAGGATTCCGGTGGCTACCGGGACCAGATCGACCGCTCCCGGGTTTTCGATGAGGGACTGAAGATCCTCGCCGGCTGGTGCGTACGCCTGCTGGTCGTGGCGGTGGCAGGTTATGCCATCTGGTTCCTGCTCAAGCAGTTCTGGGCAGGTGTCCTGCCGATCGTGCTGGCGTTGCTGCTGTGCACCGTGCTGGCACCCCCGACCGCCTGGCTGCGTCGCCACCGCTGGCCCAGTTCCCTGGCCGCCCTGACCGTGATGCTCGGCACCCTGTCCGCGGTGGTGTGTCTGTTCATGGTGATCGCCCCGGACGTCGCAAGGCAGTCCACCACCCTTTATTACCAGGCTTTTGACGGTATCCAACGGCTCCGCCTCTGGCTGCAGGGACCACCGTTGAACCTGGACTCGGAGGATCTGGATGATGCGGTGAACCAGGCGGCGAGCTGGCTACAGGACCAGGCCGGCGCGATCGCCGGCGGCATCTTCAGTGGTTTCTCCGCCGCCACCTCGGTGATCGTCACCCTCGCCATCGTCATTGTCCTGGTGTTCTTCTTCCTCAAGGACGGCCACCGCTTCCTGCCCTGGTTACGCCGCGCCACCGGCCGTCGGGTGGGCCGCCACGGCACCGAGCTTCTCACCCGCGCCTGGAACACCCTGGGTGGGTTCATCCGCGCCCAGGCCGCGGTCTCGTTTGTCGACGCCGTGCTGATCGGCATCGGACTCACCCTGATCGGTGTGCCCATGGCACTGGCGCTGGCCGTGATCACCTTCATCGCTGGTTTCATCCCCTATATCGGTGCGATCACCGCGGGTGCCCTCTCGGTGCTGATCGCCCTGGTCTCCCTGGGTTTCACCGAGGCGATCCTGGCACTGGCATTGATCCTGGCGGTCCAGCAGATCGAGGGCAATATCCTCTCCCCCATCCTGCAGTCCAAGGCCATGGATCTGCACCCCGTGATCGTGCTGATCTCGGTGACCGTCGGCGGTGGCCTCTTCGGCATCATCGGTGCCTTCCTGGCGGTGCCTGTCGCCGCAATGATCGCGGTGGCGTTGCGCTATGTCCAGGACATGGCGATGCTTCGTTCCGGTGAGCGCAAGACCAGTGACATCAAGTTCGCCACTAATGCCGGTATCTGGACCGGCCGCTACACCGAGGAAGCCGGTAAACGGATGCGCGCAAAGCGGGAGGACCCACCGGTGGTGGTGCCCGATCAGCGGCTGGCTCCGGTCACCGTCACCGGGGAAGACACCACAACCCTGCTGACCCGACTCAATGAGGCAACCAGCACACTCACACGTTTGTTCGGACGCGAGCAGCACAAGTAG
- the ychF gene encoding redox-regulated ATPase YchF, translating to MSLTLGIVGLPNVGKSTLFNALTRNDVLAANYPFATIEPNIGLVELPDERLKRLAEIYGSERILPATVSFVDIAGIVKGASEGEGMGNAFLANIRDADAICQVVRAFSDENVIHVEGQVDPTTDIAVINLELILADLQTVEKALPRLEKEARKDKSLAETVEATKKAQSILEDDRTLFSAAKNGEIDLALLRDLHLMTAKPFLYVFNSDEEVLTDEAKKDELRALVAPADCVFLDAQTETELLELEDEEAAELLESVGQTEPGLHSLARAGFETLGLQTYLTAGPKETRAWTIHKGDTAPQAAGVIHTDFERGFIKAEIISFEDLDECGSVAEARAKGKVRQEGKEYVMVDGDVVEFKFNV from the coding sequence GTGAGCCTAACTCTTGGAATCGTCGGTCTGCCCAATGTGGGCAAGTCCACCCTGTTCAATGCCCTGACCCGGAACGACGTTCTCGCCGCGAACTACCCCTTCGCGACGATCGAACCGAATATCGGCCTCGTCGAGCTGCCTGATGAGCGACTCAAGCGTCTGGCTGAGATCTACGGATCAGAGCGCATCCTGCCCGCCACGGTGTCCTTCGTCGACATCGCCGGCATCGTCAAGGGTGCCTCCGAGGGTGAGGGCATGGGTAATGCCTTCCTCGCGAATATCCGCGACGCCGATGCCATCTGCCAGGTGGTCCGCGCCTTCTCCGATGAAAACGTCATCCACGTTGAGGGACAGGTCGACCCGACCACCGATATCGCCGTGATCAACCTTGAGCTGATCCTGGCTGACCTGCAGACCGTGGAAAAGGCCCTGCCCCGCCTGGAGAAGGAAGCCCGCAAGGACAAGTCCCTGGCGGAGACCGTGGAGGCCACCAAGAAGGCCCAGAGCATCCTCGAGGATGACCGCACCCTCTTCTCCGCGGCCAAGAACGGCGAGATCGACCTGGCACTGCTGCGCGATCTGCACCTGATGACCGCCAAGCCCTTCCTCTATGTCTTCAACTCCGATGAAGAGGTGCTGACTGACGAGGCGAAGAAGGATGAGCTCCGCGCGCTGGTCGCTCCCGCGGACTGCGTTTTCCTCGATGCCCAGACCGAGACCGAGTTGCTTGAACTCGAGGATGAAGAAGCCGCCGAGCTGCTGGAATCCGTCGGCCAGACCGAACCGGGACTGCACTCCCTGGCCCGTGCCGGTTTTGAGACCCTCGGCCTGCAGACCTACCTCACCGCTGGTCCCAAGGAAACCCGCGCCTGGACCATCCACAAGGGCGATACCGCCCCGCAGGCTGCCGGCGTGATTCACACCGACTTCGAGCGTGGTTTCATCAAGGCCGAGATCATCTCCTTCGAGGATCTTGATGAGTGCGGCTCCGTCGCTGAGGCCCGCGCCAAGGGCAAGGTCCGCCAGGAGGGTAAGGAATACGTCATGGTGGACGGTGACGTGGTGGAGTTTAAGTTTAACGTCTAG
- a CDS encoding type II toxin-antitoxin system RelE/ParE family toxin produces MIRSFGSKDTERIWHEQYVKRIDRTVQRAALRKLELIHAAKDVEDLRIPPGSRLEQLVGDRRGQRSIWVNSQWRVCFVWRDGGAEDVEIVDYH; encoded by the coding sequence GTGATCAGATCGTTCGGCAGCAAGGACACCGAGCGCATCTGGCATGAGCAGTACGTCAAGCGCATCGATCGGACGGTGCAGCGGGCGGCCTTGCGGAAGCTCGAGCTGATCCATGCGGCGAAGGATGTCGAGGACCTCCGGATTCCGCCGGGTAGCCGTTTGGAGCAACTCGTCGGCGACCGTCGTGGGCAGCGCAGCATCTGGGTGAACTCCCAGTGGCGTGTCTGCTTCGTCTGGAGAGATGGAGGTGCGGAAGATGTCGAAATCGTCGACTACCACTGA
- a CDS encoding HigA family addiction module antitoxin: MSKSSTTTEVDLIEPVHPGEILMEDFIEGFGITQNKLAVSIGVPPRRINEIVHGKRGITADTAIRLARYFGTSEELWMNLQSNYELRLERRALGDKVAAITPLKVA, from the coding sequence ATGTCGAAATCGTCGACTACCACTGAGGTCGACCTGATCGAGCCGGTCCACCCGGGAGAGATCCTGATGGAGGACTTCATCGAGGGATTCGGGATCACGCAGAACAAGCTTGCAGTGTCGATCGGTGTACCGCCGCGGCGGATCAACGAGATCGTGCACGGCAAGCGCGGAATCACTGCCGATACGGCGATCCGTCTGGCGCGGTACTTCGGGACGTCCGAGGAACTCTGGATGAATCTCCAGTCCAACTACGAACTGCGGCTGGAACGCCGGGCGCTGGGTGACAAGGTCGCCGCAATCACCCCGCTCAAGGTCGCCTGA
- a CDS encoding YtoQ family protein produces the protein MSFSVYLSGEIHTDWRDEIQRGAEAAGLDVVFTAPVTDHPASDAAGDHLGETDSQFWRDHQSAKVNAIRTRTLIEQSDLVVVRFGDKYKQWNAAFDAGYCAALGKSYVTLHDAEIVHALKEVDAEAQAWCTTTDQVVETLKYVLKA, from the coding sequence ATGAGTTTCTCAGTTTATCTTTCCGGCGAAATCCACACCGATTGGCGGGATGAAATCCAGCGAGGCGCCGAGGCCGCCGGGTTGGATGTGGTGTTCACCGCTCCAGTAACGGACCACCCTGCGAGTGACGCCGCCGGCGACCATCTGGGCGAGACCGATAGCCAGTTCTGGCGTGATCACCAGTCCGCCAAGGTCAACGCGATCCGCACGCGCACCCTGATCGAGCAGAGTGACCTGGTGGTGGTGCGTTTCGGTGACAAATACAAGCAGTGGAACGCTGCCTTCGATGCTGGCTACTGCGCCGCGCTGGGCAAATCCTATGTGACCCTGCATGATGCGGAAATCGTCCATGCCCTCAAGGAAGTTGACGCCGAAGCTCAGGCCTGGTGCACGACAACCGACCAGGTGGTGGAGACCCTCAAGTACGTACTCAAAGCGTGA
- a CDS encoding DUF488 domain-containing protein, whose translation MTIFTIGHSTRTLAEFTELLAAAAVRELVDVRKLPGSRRYPHFNDDVLARELPESGISYRRVEALTGRRPVSRTVDFKVNGFWENRSFHNYADHALSEEFKTALRQLIDAAQGSPTAIMCSEAVWWRCHRRIIVDHLLAAGQDVRHIMGPGNTTAATLTAGAVIDDQGQVTYPGV comes from the coding sequence ATGACCATCTTCACCATCGGGCACTCCACCCGGACACTCGCGGAGTTCACGGAACTGCTTGCCGCGGCAGCGGTTCGAGAGCTGGTGGATGTCCGTAAGCTCCCCGGTTCCCGGAGATACCCCCACTTCAACGATGATGTTCTGGCCCGGGAACTGCCGGAATCCGGAATTTCATACCGTCGGGTGGAGGCCTTGACCGGGCGTAGGCCGGTGAGCCGGACAGTAGATTTCAAGGTCAACGGGTTCTGGGAGAACCGGAGCTTTCACAACTACGCTGATCACGCGCTCTCCGAGGAATTCAAAACAGCTCTTCGCCAGCTTATCGACGCCGCGCAGGGCTCCCCGACCGCAATCATGTGCTCCGAGGCGGTCTGGTGGCGCTGCCACCGGCGCATCATCGTCGATCATCTCCTGGCCGCCGGCCAGGATGTCCGTCACATCATGGGCCCGGGAAATACCACCGCAGCCACACTCACCGCAGGTGCCGTGATCGATGACCAGGGGCAGGTCACCTACCCAGGCGTGTAG
- a CDS encoding MsnO8 family LLM class oxidoreductase, with product MSVTGKDVVVQVSLVELAPVRASGTKHEALAAAVSAATEAEGFGYHRIWYAEHNHTPAFASQDPATLIALAAARTNRIRVGSGAVLLNHYRPFHVAERFQQLEALTPGRIDLGLGRATAGPLVHPGHSSVSFADQLRELLAHQHRGFPGNHPFATVDITAGIGGVPQVWVLGSSGKSAGLAGELRLGYVFAGFINPTAAVDSLRAYRESFAGAGQHRGMLALNIVAADDMVSAHRLTWPARALKQLRLTGDEIFVPTLAQAAKLLSPVAKQQPSHFDGSTIPAQLSGTVESLREQLSRIVELTGATEIMVQDMLVDGAERSRSRELIAAAVTGI from the coding sequence TTGTCGGTTACCGGGAAGGACGTTGTGGTGCAGGTTTCGCTGGTTGAACTGGCCCCGGTGCGCGCCAGCGGCACCAAACACGAAGCCCTGGCTGCCGCGGTGTCGGCCGCCACGGAGGCAGAGGGGTTCGGCTACCACCGGATCTGGTACGCCGAGCACAATCACACCCCCGCCTTTGCCTCCCAGGATCCGGCCACGTTGATCGCGCTCGCGGCAGCCCGGACCAACCGGATCCGGGTCGGTTCCGGCGCGGTACTGCTCAACCATTACCGCCCGTTTCACGTTGCCGAACGCTTCCAACAACTGGAGGCGCTGACACCCGGGCGGATCGATCTCGGCCTGGGCAGGGCCACCGCCGGGCCGCTGGTCCACCCCGGACACAGTTCCGTCTCCTTCGCAGACCAGCTCCGCGAGTTGCTCGCCCACCAGCACCGCGGCTTTCCCGGGAACCATCCTTTCGCCACCGTGGACATCACCGCCGGGATCGGTGGGGTGCCCCAGGTCTGGGTGTTGGGTTCCTCCGGGAAAAGTGCCGGCCTGGCCGGTGAGCTCAGACTGGGTTATGTTTTCGCCGGGTTCATCAATCCCACCGCAGCCGTAGACAGTCTACGTGCCTACCGGGAGAGCTTCGCTGGGGCAGGTCAGCACCGCGGGATGTTGGCGTTGAATATTGTGGCGGCCGATGACATGGTAAGCGCGCACCGGTTGACCTGGCCAGCCCGGGCACTCAAACAGTTGCGGCTGACAGGTGATGAGATATTCGTGCCCACCCTGGCGCAGGCGGCAAAACTACTCTCCCCGGTGGCTAAACAACAACCCAGCCACTTCGACGGCAGCACCATCCCGGCCCAGTTATCCGGCACCGTTGAATCGCTCCGGGAGCAGCTGTCCCGGATTGTGGAGTTGACCGGAGCCACCGAGATCATGGTGCAGGACATGCTGGTGGATGGAGCGGAACGTAGCCGGTCGCGGGAATTGATCGCTGCTGCGGTCACAGGGATCTGA
- a CDS encoding 2'-5' RNA ligase family protein: protein MTSPDNILLHLEKDEEQQVREIFALLEQQGFPAQQQTPHITITFSPSMAGDVVKRATELLPPVIPASFQRVGTVVFGTKRKQTVAWLLETSDEMEIAARHISALNPAGRGPRWTPHLTMGLRLPREIVPDYIRALDEVTSPHLKELTAVRAVFWRPRTQGLTVLAKASLADEAGPGPKDEPADPLP from the coding sequence ATGACCTCACCCGATAATATTCTGCTCCATCTTGAGAAAGATGAAGAGCAGCAGGTGCGCGAGATATTTGCGCTCCTCGAGCAGCAGGGATTTCCTGCGCAGCAGCAGACGCCGCACATCACCATCACGTTTTCGCCGAGTATGGCTGGCGACGTCGTGAAACGTGCCACCGAACTGCTCCCTCCGGTGATTCCTGCCAGTTTTCAGAGGGTAGGCACCGTCGTGTTCGGTACGAAACGCAAACAGACTGTCGCCTGGTTACTCGAAACCTCTGATGAAATGGAAATCGCTGCTCGCCACATCAGTGCCCTCAACCCCGCTGGGCGTGGCCCCCGCTGGACTCCCCACCTGACGATGGGACTGCGGCTACCACGTGAAATCGTCCCGGACTACATCCGGGCTCTGGATGAGGTGACATCTCCGCACCTCAAGGAACTCACCGCGGTCCGGGCGGTGTTCTGGAGGCCGAGGACCCAGGGGCTCACTGTCCTGGCCAAGGCGAGTTTGGCTGATGAGGCAGGTCCTGGGCCGAAGGACGAACCCGCCGACCCTCTGCCGTGA